The following proteins are encoded in a genomic region of Fervidobacterium pennivorans DSM 9078:
- a CDS encoding aldo/keto reductase, whose amino-acid sequence MKRMKLGNELDVPVIGLGCMRIWDKPISEVERLIATSLELGINFFDHADIYGGGKSEEVFAQALKNLQISRDKVIIQTKCGIRSGFYDLSKEHIITSVEKALKRLDTDYIDVLLLHRPDTLMEPEEIAEAFSYVHSKGYVRYFGVSNFNSMQIELLSSAVNYKLLTNQLQLSLTNTGMIDSGIFANTKFHQAINRDGSILEYCRLKGITIQAWSPFQYGNEYGNIQGVFIDNPLFPDLNAKLEYLANKYSVSKEAIAIAWILRHPAKIQPIVGTTNPERLKKIAQAQNVDLTREEWYSLYIAAGNMIP is encoded by the coding sequence ATGAAGCGAATGAAACTCGGTAACGAACTCGATGTTCCAGTTATCGGGCTTGGCTGTATGAGAATTTGGGATAAGCCAATCTCAGAGGTAGAAAGGCTAATTGCTACATCTCTTGAGCTTGGTATCAACTTCTTCGACCACGCAGATATCTACGGTGGAGGGAAATCTGAAGAAGTATTTGCTCAAGCACTGAAAAACCTCCAAATATCAAGGGATAAAGTAATAATCCAAACAAAGTGTGGCATCAGAAGCGGGTTCTATGACCTTTCAAAAGAACACATCATCACATCTGTTGAAAAAGCTCTTAAAAGATTGGATACAGATTACATCGATGTATTGCTTTTACACAGACCAGATACACTAATGGAACCTGAAGAAATTGCCGAAGCTTTCAGTTACGTTCATTCAAAAGGCTACGTGAGATATTTTGGAGTTAGCAATTTCAATTCCATGCAAATTGAATTGCTAAGCAGTGCAGTGAACTACAAATTACTAACCAACCAACTTCAACTAAGCTTGACGAATACAGGAATGATTGACTCTGGTATATTTGCAAACACAAAATTCCATCAAGCAATTAATAGAGACGGGAGTATCCTTGAATACTGCAGGCTGAAAGGAATAACAATTCAAGCATGGTCTCCATTCCAATACGGCAACGAATACGGAAACATACAGGGGGTATTTATAGACAACCCATTATTCCCTGATTTAAACGCTAAATTAGAATATTTGGCAAACAAATATAGCGTTTCAAAAGAAGCAATCGCCATTGCTTGGATTTTGAGGCATCCAGCAAAGATTCAACCAATCGTTGGAACAACAAATCCAGAAAGATTAAAAAAGATTGCACAAGCACAAAATGTTGATCTTACAAGAGAAGAGTGGTACAGCCTTTACATCGCAGCCGGGAATATGATTCCGTAA
- a CDS encoding CPBP family intramembrane glutamic endopeptidase — protein MKQSKDSFLNRFLSHRGRIFEYVIFVTLFVIFFSLINGAQESFVPTYGGVFYMFVIAFFEELIFRKFLYGFLRKRKNSIIAAIFSSVIFSIAHTQYYSSPLLLFNIFILGLKYCVIFDYTNSVLFTSLMHFLENVFRQKIPKQFFPIISVSYSDSAVISFVSFFLVLYFYYKKNSTLPIQKEERKKLNFMDFLQWCYLQSQHFLIILSIPFLYGYDLKKEEIFIDPKYNNIQTYVSVLFVLTSVSIFIFYFSEKFKNFFSVFMAYTYTTFWYIFLNLFLNVKEGKNIINFSILYIFLYVHLRKQKIIHKLEYILIPSLSTVLIVIEIVLKMKLSVILLSVAILVAILVRENGLLYNFLAFTISSLISRFSGDEFQIFYAYFWVIYSSILVFIFSLKYLKLASNSSKVTVSQDAC, from the coding sequence ATGAAACAGTCAAAGGATAGTTTTTTAAACCGATTTTTGAGCCATCGTGGTAGAATTTTTGAATATGTAATTTTCGTAACCTTATTTGTAATATTCTTTTCTTTAATAAACGGAGCACAAGAAAGCTTTGTCCCCACATATGGTGGGGTATTTTATATGTTTGTTATTGCATTTTTTGAAGAGCTTATATTCAGGAAATTTTTGTATGGTTTTTTAAGAAAAAGGAAAAATTCCATAATCGCCGCTATATTTTCGTCAGTTATCTTTTCAATTGCGCACACACAATATTATTCTTCACCTCTTTTGTTATTTAACATTTTCATTTTGGGGTTAAAGTATTGTGTAATATTTGACTATACGAATTCCGTTCTTTTTACTTCCTTAATGCACTTTTTGGAAAATGTATTTAGGCAAAAAATTCCAAAACAATTTTTCCCTATTATATCAGTTTCCTATTCAGATTCTGCAGTTATATCTTTTGTTTCGTTCTTTTTAGTTTTGTACTTTTATTATAAGAAAAATTCAACTTTACCTATTCAAAAAGAAGAAAGAAAAAAGCTCAATTTTATGGATTTTTTGCAATGGTGTTATCTTCAATCTCAGCATTTTCTCATTATTTTGTCAATTCCGTTTTTGTACGGGTATGATTTAAAAAAAGAAGAGATATTTATTGATCCTAAGTATAACAATATTCAAACGTACGTGAGCGTTCTTTTTGTTTTAACATCAGTATCGATCTTTATTTTCTACTTCTCTGAAAAATTCAAAAATTTCTTTTCGGTGTTTATGGCATACACTTACACAACATTTTGGTACATATTTTTAAACCTCTTTCTGAATGTAAAAGAAGGAAAAAACATTATAAACTTTTCTATTTTATACATATTTCTTTATGTTCACCTAAGAAAACAAAAGATTATACATAAGCTTGAATACATTCTTATTCCAAGCCTAAGCACTGTATTAATAGTAATCGAAATTGTTTTGAAAATGAAACTTAGTGTAATACTTCTATCAGTAGCAATTTTAGTAGCAATTCTCGTACGTGAAAACGGTTTGTTGTATAATTTTTTAGCTTTTACAATTTCATCACTTATTTCAAGGTTCAGTGGGGATGAATTTCAAATTTTTTACGCTTACTTTTGGGTAATTTATTCTTCAATACTGGTTTTTATTTTTTCATTGAAGTATTTAAAACTTGCATCAAATTCTTCAAAAGTTACTGTCTCCCAGGATGCCTGCTAA
- the hisE gene encoding phosphoribosyl-ATP diphosphatase, whose protein sequence is MIRFKKFGEESIEVVLAAMGEDREHLIYKLADLKYHLTLLLSAKDIEWSEFVNELIRRH, encoded by the coding sequence ATAATACGATTCAAAAAATTCGGTGAAGAAAGTATCGAAGTTGTATTGGCAGCCATGGGAGAAGATAGAGAGCATTTGATATACAAATTAGCCGATTTGAAGTACCACCTCACGTTACTGTTGTCGGCGAAGGATATTGAATGGAGTGAATTTGTAAATGAACTGATTAGGAGGCATTAG
- a CDS encoding DDE-type integrase/transposase/recombinase has product MNNSTLSCPKCGSTSLYKNGHDKYGNQQFLCKLCHHSFKLSHSHKRKNFSFPYPKCTSCGKSMQIYKVRRSFVVFRCRACRTKDRVPFNLPEPVTLIPEKFKYFRFPIFFVLKAFVLYMKHNMSYRSLAHSLNIKVSHVTIYKWVIKLCTLFSVLFPTFTIENVFSVHADETVLVFKEQKYYVWLLVDHETNLILCWHVSKYRDMGQVKVLLEKFFGNSKPRNIELITDGLGAYESAVKLLFRNINHVVVPLGKNNQCESKFSLLKDFFRLKRGLKNTKNLAKYIQGFCVVKNLWKTHNGNINRILSQLHSFITTS; this is encoded by the coding sequence ATGAACAACTCAACGCTCTCTTGTCCAAAATGCGGTTCCACCAGCTTATACAAAAACGGTCATGACAAATACGGTAACCAACAATTCCTTTGCAAACTCTGCCATCATTCTTTCAAACTCTCCCATTCTCACAAACGCAAAAACTTCTCTTTCCCTTATCCCAAATGCACTTCTTGTGGTAAATCTATGCAAATTTACAAAGTCCGTCGCTCTTTCGTTGTCTTCCGTTGTAGAGCTTGTCGTACCAAAGATAGAGTACCTTTTAACCTCCCCGAACCAGTCACCCTTATTCCTGAGAAATTTAAATATTTCCGCTTCCCTATCTTTTTCGTCTTAAAGGCTTTTGTTTTGTATATGAAACACAATATGTCTTATCGCTCTCTTGCTCATTCTCTTAATATCAAAGTATCTCATGTCACCATATACAAATGGGTTATTAAATTGTGTACTTTATTCTCTGTACTTTTTCCAACATTTACCATCGAAAATGTTTTCTCAGTTCATGCTGATGAAACTGTTCTTGTGTTCAAAGAACAAAAGTACTATGTTTGGCTATTAGTTGATCACGAAACTAACTTAATTCTTTGTTGGCATGTCTCAAAGTATCGTGATATGGGACAAGTCAAAGTATTGCTCGAGAAGTTCTTTGGTAATTCAAAACCTAGAAACATTGAACTTATTACTGATGGACTTGGTGCATATGAAAGTGCAGTAAAGCTGTTGTTCAGAAATATCAATCACGTAGTGGTACCGCTCGGTAAAAACAATCAATGTGAATCTAAGTTTTCATTGTTGAAAGACTTTTTCCGACTCAAGCGAGGGCTGAAGAATACGAAGAACTTAGCGAAATATATTCAAGGATTTTGTGTAGTGAAGAATCTTTGGAAAACGCACAATGGCAATATCAATCGCATTCTTTCACAATTACACTCTTTCATCACTACAAGTTAA
- a CDS encoding pyridoxamine 5'-phosphate oxidase family protein yields the protein MEKFPPMRRKDRELPEQQTFEILKSGDYGVLATFNGEYPYGIPVNYAFDGEYIYIHCAKEGHKIENIKKFSNVCFTIVKSYEILPDELSTAYESVIAFGKASIVENEDEKRGALELIGKKYSNNLEKIKGEIADSIQRVSIIKIEIEHISGKSRKR from the coding sequence ATGGAGAAATTTCCACCTATGCGTAGAAAAGATAGAGAATTACCAGAACAACAAACGTTTGAAATACTCAAATCCGGTGATTATGGTGTCTTAGCAACATTTAACGGCGAATATCCATATGGGATACCAGTAAACTATGCATTTGATGGAGAGTATATCTATATTCACTGTGCTAAAGAAGGTCATAAGATAGAAAACATAAAAAAATTTTCAAACGTATGCTTTACTATTGTCAAAAGCTACGAAATTTTGCCTGATGAACTATCAACTGCATATGAAAGCGTAATTGCCTTTGGAAAAGCTTCAATAGTTGAAAATGAAGACGAAAAGCGCGGAGCACTTGAACTGATAGGAAAGAAATATTCAAATAACTTAGAGAAAATAAAAGGCGAAATCGCAGATTCAATACAGAGAGTGAGCATTATAAAAATAGAAATCGAACACATATCTGGTAAATCAAGAAAAAGATAG
- a CDS encoding glycogen/starch/alpha-glucan phosphorylase has protein sequence MARNSKKLDLSTQFKYHMHHSLAEKTEYSTLLQKFFALSYSVRDLIAEKWLNTEEIIYKKKDLKIVNYLSMEFLIGRLLYNNILNLKAEDEVKELLSKYNVSLDEIALLEEDAALGNGGLGRLAACFLDSLATLGCLSYGYTIRYQYGLFKQAIENGFQKELPDDWLKNGYPWEFPKPEEAVKVRFFGRSEPYTDEKGNLKFRDCSRLFDKIMITIRIRCIILKEGYTPLHPHESRLPYAT, from the coding sequence GTGGCAAGAAATAGCAAAAAACTAGACTTATCGACGCAATTTAAGTACCACATGCATCATTCCTTGGCGGAAAAAACGGAGTATTCCACGTTGCTACAGAAATTCTTTGCACTTTCCTACTCTGTTAGAGACCTGATTGCCGAAAAATGGCTCAACACAGAAGAGATAATCTACAAAAAGAAAGATCTGAAAATAGTCAATTATCTATCGATGGAATTTTTGATAGGTAGGTTGTTGTACAACAATATCTTGAACTTGAAAGCGGAAGATGAAGTTAAAGAACTTTTGAGTAAATACAACGTATCTCTCGATGAAATTGCGCTTTTGGAAGAAGATGCAGCGCTTGGTAACGGTGGACTTGGAAGACTTGCCGCCTGTTTTCTCGATTCCTTAGCCACCCTCGGTTGCCTTTCTTACGGATACACGATTAGGTATCAATACGGCCTGTTTAAACAAGCTATCGAAAATGGATTTCAAAAGGAACTCCCAGATGATTGGCTAAAGAATGGATATCCATGGGAATTTCCAAAGCCGGAAGAAGCGGTAAAGGTTAGATTTTTTGGCAGAAGTGAACCTTATACAGATGAAAAGGGTAATTTGAAATTTAGAGACTGTTCTAGACTGTTCGATAAAATTATGATAACCATCCGAATTCGTTGTATAATTCTTAAAGAGGGGTACACCCCCCTCCATCCTCACGAAAGTAGATTACCCTATGCCACGTAA
- a CDS encoding UvrD-helicase domain-containing protein has protein sequence MENSGLNLGAEQKVTVAEKVRKEPNKNYFISASAGTGKTYTLTNYYIGILEQHEKTGESDIVDRIVAVTFTNKAANEMKDRIVKEIQKKLESLSENDRAYKYWKDVYKNMSRAIISTIDSFCRRILIEQNIEAGVDPNFKIINELKQKKLIDKATQRAIQLAFDVYDAIESGENYTEKVTNYLYGLTTERNKRIRELSDELAKSKEDIFRLFEVFGDISDVAEKIKSVVTNWRLELNESKVSERLLEVFEEAGGALRAFRNISLIAAEFYESETLDNFEYDFKGVLEKTLRVLENSATREYYQKRFKYIIVDEFQDTNELQKKIFDLIHTDNNYIFYVGDRKQSIYRFRGGDVSVFIKTMNEFEEKIKSGRTDYEMLSLNVNYRSHPELIDYFNYISENTIFNNHVYEALSESPEKSKTTNNKSKSKKKDKDKSQANAEDMGLNDVSQNIGEILSTERDENIYIHEVFRLRYPELYQKLWFIRKDDESNAAFFPDSHEFLPGDLRRVNYVTISKASFFGNTQENDGNTEEVGLDEDDQGPGKMKKLKEMDERELEAFYVAKVIKSLVGKEMTFYEKQDGKFVPTSRKITFKDFAILSYKLEGIEDVYREVFAKEGIPLYIVKGRGFYRRPEIKAVISALYVIQNPNSNYYFTQFFFTPFTDNVEQNPEVGVQNGKVKIFHKIVTRYRESKQQGLKKSLFQCAKELAEENELPGNVTKMIKLVAKYDELKYYLRPAETLKLFVKESGYLRKIAHYPNSSQRLRNVRKLLEQATEFDDQAPTFFELTRLLERISEVQEVEASEISEEEDVVRMMTVHASKGLEFNIVFLVNNDGVDRTEEKTFFPESEDGNGRYVYISQFLDKALKKFETSKVTKELEKELKKLLEAEVIYDKTEILRKVYVAITRAKEMLFVVDLQRKNSKGTPAIKYLNPKGFEEKIKIISSLEEIDKLAGDNLEFVSEKEEFSKQKNIQSLRDLENVVDTSLIFSDFTPKAYKRYISPTLLYGIKDEKSSLESVDESSEDFESSETISITSTSNFEASKAKARLKALNSLLEKASEIARGKQIHSMLASVTKYEQLKLLVEQNVLPENILNVRILESLFNESEKIFSEWRLAKSMEIYDEKLKERKNYILFGVPDKVFLKDGEFYVVDFKSADLYGEAEEIERYMFQVKFYMTLLSDLGKVHCGYLVSVPRGQALRIDPPGEDFLDEIIDRIKQFEELMSI, from the coding sequence ATGGAAAACTCAGGACTTAATTTAGGTGCCGAACAAAAGGTCACAGTTGCTGAGAAGGTAAGGAAGGAACCGAATAAGAATTATTTTATTTCGGCGTCTGCTGGCACAGGAAAGACATATACGCTTACGAATTATTACATAGGTATCCTTGAGCAGCATGAAAAAACAGGAGAAAGTGATATCGTTGACCGTATTGTAGCAGTTACGTTTACAAACAAGGCAGCGAATGAGATGAAGGATAGAATTGTCAAAGAGATACAAAAAAAGCTTGAAAGTTTGAGCGAGAATGATAGAGCCTATAAATACTGGAAAGATGTCTATAAAAACATGTCCAGGGCAATTATTTCTACTATTGATAGCTTTTGTAGAAGGATACTCATTGAGCAGAACATAGAAGCAGGTGTTGATCCGAATTTTAAGATAATAAACGAACTGAAGCAGAAAAAATTAATCGACAAGGCAACGCAAAGGGCGATTCAGCTCGCATTTGACGTGTATGATGCCATTGAAAGCGGGGAAAATTACACTGAGAAAGTCACAAATTATTTGTATGGTTTGACAACGGAAAGGAATAAGCGTATACGAGAACTTTCAGATGAACTTGCAAAAAGTAAGGAAGATATTTTTAGGCTGTTTGAAGTTTTTGGAGATATATCTGACGTTGCGGAGAAAATTAAATCTGTTGTTACAAATTGGCGTTTGGAGTTGAATGAATCAAAGGTTAGTGAAAGGCTCTTAGAGGTTTTCGAAGAAGCCGGCGGTGCGTTGCGGGCATTCAGAAATATTTCATTGATTGCAGCTGAGTTTTATGAGTCTGAAACGCTCGATAATTTTGAGTATGATTTCAAAGGTGTGCTTGAAAAGACGCTAAGGGTTCTCGAGAATAGTGCGACAAGGGAGTATTACCAAAAAAGATTCAAATACATCATTGTTGACGAATTTCAGGATACAAACGAGTTACAGAAAAAGATTTTCGATTTAATTCACACAGACAATAACTATATTTTCTATGTTGGTGATAGAAAGCAATCGATATATAGATTCCGTGGCGGAGATGTTTCAGTGTTTATTAAAACGATGAACGAGTTTGAGGAAAAGATAAAAAGTGGAAGAACAGACTATGAAATGCTCTCGCTTAATGTAAACTATAGGTCCCACCCCGAGCTTATAGATTATTTCAATTACATATCCGAAAACACGATTTTCAACAACCATGTATATGAGGCGCTCTCTGAAAGTCCAGAAAAATCGAAGACTACCAACAATAAATCAAAGTCGAAAAAGAAAGACAAGGATAAGTCACAGGCTAATGCGGAGGATATGGGCTTAAATGACGTATCACAAAACATTGGTGAAATACTTTCAACAGAGAGAGATGAAAATATCTACATTCATGAGGTCTTTAGATTGCGCTACCCGGAACTTTACCAAAAACTTTGGTTTATTCGAAAAGACGATGAGTCAAATGCTGCATTTTTCCCAGATTCACATGAGTTTTTACCGGGGGATTTAAGGAGGGTAAATTACGTAACTATCTCTAAAGCATCTTTTTTTGGGAATACCCAAGAAAATGATGGGAACACCGAAGAAGTTGGATTAGATGAAGATGACCAAGGTCCTGGAAAAATGAAAAAGTTGAAAGAGATGGACGAGAGAGAACTTGAAGCCTTTTATGTGGCTAAGGTTATAAAATCCCTTGTTGGTAAAGAAATGACGTTCTATGAAAAACAAGACGGAAAGTTCGTTCCCACTTCAAGAAAGATAACGTTTAAGGACTTTGCTATCCTTTCCTACAAGCTAGAAGGGATTGAGGATGTCTACAGAGAAGTTTTTGCAAAAGAAGGCATTCCTCTTTATATAGTCAAGGGTAGGGGGTTTTACCGAAGACCTGAAATAAAGGCGGTTATATCTGCATTGTATGTTATTCAAAACCCAAATAGTAACTACTACTTCACGCAGTTTTTCTTTACACCTTTCACAGATAATGTAGAACAAAATCCAGAAGTCGGAGTTCAGAATGGTAAGGTTAAGATTTTCCACAAGATAGTGACGAGATACAGAGAGTCAAAACAGCAAGGACTGAAAAAATCACTTTTCCAATGTGCGAAAGAACTTGCCGAAGAAAATGAGTTGCCTGGGAATGTTACTAAGATGATTAAGCTTGTTGCAAAATACGACGAGCTCAAATATTACCTAAGACCAGCAGAAACTTTAAAGTTGTTCGTTAAGGAGAGTGGATATTTAAGAAAAATAGCACATTATCCGAATTCTAGTCAAAGGTTGAGGAATGTTCGGAAGTTGCTTGAACAGGCTACAGAATTCGACGACCAAGCACCAACTTTCTTCGAACTGACAAGGCTCCTTGAACGTATCTCAGAAGTTCAGGAAGTTGAAGCCTCTGAGATTTCTGAAGAAGAAGATGTTGTAAGAATGATGACAGTTCATGCCTCAAAAGGTTTGGAGTTTAATATTGTCTTTCTTGTGAATAACGATGGTGTCGACAGAACCGAAGAAAAGACATTCTTTCCGGAAAGTGAAGATGGAAACGGAAGGTATGTCTATATAAGTCAGTTCCTGGACAAAGCGCTCAAAAAGTTTGAAACATCCAAAGTGACAAAGGAGTTGGAAAAAGAACTCAAAAAACTTCTAGAAGCGGAGGTCATATACGATAAAACTGAAATCTTGAGAAAAGTATATGTCGCCATTACAAGAGCGAAGGAAATGCTTTTTGTTGTGGACTTGCAAAGAAAAAACAGCAAAGGAACTCCTGCTATAAAATATCTAAACCCTAAGGGATTTGAGGAAAAAATTAAGATAATTTCAAGTCTTGAGGAGATTGATAAGCTGGCTGGTGATAATCTTGAATTTGTATCAGAAAAGGAAGAGTTTTCTAAACAAAAAAATATCCAATCTCTTCGAGATTTAGAAAACGTGGTGGATACAAGCCTTATTTTCTCAGATTTCACACCGAAAGCTTACAAACGTTATATTTCACCAACCCTGCTCTATGGTATTAAAGACGAAAAAAGTAGTCTTGAATCTGTTGATGAATCAAGTGAGGATTTTGAAAGTTCAGAGACAATTTCAATCACATCAACAAGCAATTTCGAAGCATCGAAAGCCAAAGCAAGGTTGAAGGCGTTAAATTCGCTCTTGGAGAAAGCTTCTGAAATTGCACGTGGTAAACAAATCCATTCAATGCTTGCGAGTGTAACAAAGTACGAACAGTTGAAGTTACTTGTTGAGCAGAACGTTCTTCCAGAGAATATACTCAATGTGCGTATTCTTGAATCGCTCTTCAATGAAAGTGAAAAGATATTCTCGGAATGGAGATTGGCAAAGAGCATGGAGATATACGATGAGAAGTTAAAAGAAAGAAAAAATTACATCCTCTTCGGTGTTCCAGACAAGGTCTTTTTGAAAGATGGAGAATTTTACGTTGTGGATTTCAAGAGTGCAGACTTATACGGAGAAGCAGAAGAAATCGAACGATACATGTTCCAAGTGAAATTCTATATGACGCTTCTTTCGGACCTTGGAAAAGTTCATTGTGGCTACCTCGTTAGTGTTCCAAGGGGACAGGCGTTGAGAATAGACCCACCAGGTGAAGATTTCCTCGATGAGATAATTGACAGAATTAAGCAATTCGAGGAGTTGATGAGTATATGA
- a CDS encoding DDE-type integrase/transposase/recombinase, whose translation MSIRQIRNVLISQGYSPSVSTIYQWIINLSKAIVFSPILSDIINVDEKFEKIKIGDERRNLYIFFAVSKYRIVNFVVSTNRDTFEALQLIFPCKPKLVYSDGLPSYAVACEKLNIKHKIIDSKKNQPAESRNSLLAMFTQVRRGFKKLSNVFYYIKAFVVMHNIKRELRIKHQAKNWTKIQKPLLNYLFEHHQELFALQ comes from the coding sequence TTGTCTATCAGACAAATTAGAAATGTTTTAATTTCTCAAGGTTACTCTCCAAGTGTATCTACTATTTATCAGTGGATCATCAATCTTTCTAAAGCTATCGTATTTTCTCCTATCCTGTCTGATATTATCAACGTCGATGAGAAGTTTGAGAAAATCAAAATCGGTGATGAAAGACGTAATTTGTACATTTTCTTTGCCGTGAGTAAGTACAGAATCGTTAACTTTGTTGTTTCCACTAATCGTGATACTTTTGAAGCTTTGCAACTAATCTTTCCATGTAAACCTAAACTTGTTTACTCTGACGGTCTACCTTCCTATGCTGTAGCTTGCGAAAAACTCAATATCAAGCACAAAATCATCGATTCAAAGAAAAATCAACCAGCTGAATCAAGAAATAGTCTTCTTGCAATGTTTACTCAAGTTAGAAGAGGATTCAAAAAATTATCGAATGTGTTTTATTACATCAAAGCGTTTGTGGTAATGCACAATATCAAAAGAGAACTAAGAATAAAACATCAAGCAAAAAACTGGACAAAGATACAAAAACCGTTACTGAATTACTTGTTTGAACACCATCAAGAACTATTTGCACTACAGTAA
- a CDS encoding ATP-binding protein, with protein MKELPIGVIDFKDLINGNFTYVDKTKYIYELVKRAKGYYFLSRPRRFGKSLTVSVLEYLFKGEKKLFEGTWIYDKWNWESFPVVRLDMNEIDTTSPEDTYNSLFLRLKRIAKDYDVSCVDGTISDVFYYLVQDIGRKYNKPVVLLIDEYEKPILDHISDKQKAHEMREILRQLYTKIKSLDQYLRFVFLTGITKYTKAGVFSTLNNLVDISFHEDFSQMLGYTQEEIIQYFPEYIDMACQKLNMSKDYLLEQLEKYYGGFSFDGKHFVFNPFAVLLFFFHKSFLVYWNDSGAPKFLHDYLRARKVKLEDILKKDLLISYIELTSREIEESVAKSFLVQAGYLTFYKEIDSGLYGLKIPNIDAGQSLSQMLLELNYELDIDDLNRIGVKIKDAVKKENVDGLIGGLKEILGKMSYRLSEKIKQVTKNEEQEDKLRTIESHYEMVISGILFGSGVYHEIEKEVSGGIIDILIENNGVAYIIELKVDKSAKEALEQIKERRYYEGFTSKKCYLIGVSIDSRLKNIKEWTYEVIEAK; from the coding sequence ATGAAAGAACTGCCGATAGGTGTAATAGATTTCAAAGATTTAATAAATGGAAATTTTACATACGTGGATAAGACAAAGTACATATACGAACTGGTGAAAAGAGCAAAAGGATACTATTTTCTTTCCCGACCAAGGAGATTTGGGAAGAGTTTGACAGTGAGTGTACTTGAGTATTTATTCAAAGGAGAGAAAAAACTATTCGAAGGCACATGGATATACGACAAATGGAATTGGGAAAGCTTTCCTGTTGTTAGGCTGGATATGAACGAAATAGATACAACTTCACCGGAAGATACGTACAATTCTCTTTTCTTAAGATTAAAACGTATAGCCAAAGATTACGATGTTTCATGTGTTGACGGCACTATTTCCGATGTATTCTATTATCTTGTGCAGGATATAGGTCGGAAATACAACAAACCCGTTGTCTTACTCATCGATGAATACGAAAAGCCGATATTAGATCATATTTCAGACAAACAAAAGGCACACGAAATGAGAGAAATACTCAGACAACTGTACACAAAAATCAAAAGTCTTGATCAATATCTTCGCTTTGTCTTTCTCACTGGTATTACCAAATACACCAAGGCTGGTGTGTTCTCCACTTTGAACAACCTTGTTGATATATCTTTCCATGAAGATTTTTCTCAAATGCTTGGATATACACAAGAGGAAATCATTCAATATTTTCCTGAGTACATTGATATGGCTTGTCAAAAGTTAAATATGAGCAAGGATTACTTACTTGAGCAACTTGAGAAATACTATGGCGGTTTTTCTTTCGATGGAAAACACTTTGTGTTCAATCCATTTGCGGTACTTTTGTTTTTCTTTCACAAAAGCTTTCTTGTATACTGGAACGATTCAGGAGCACCGAAGTTTTTACATGATTATCTACGTGCAAGGAAAGTCAAGCTTGAAGATATCCTCAAAAAAGATTTACTCATCTCATATATCGAATTGACAAGTAGAGAAATAGAAGAGAGCGTTGCTAAATCTTTCCTTGTTCAAGCAGGATATCTGACATTTTACAAGGAAATAGACAGCGGACTGTACGGGTTAAAAATACCAAACATAGACGCTGGGCAATCATTGTCTCAGATGTTACTTGAATTGAATTACGAATTGGATATAGATGATTTAAACAGAATAGGAGTAAAGATAAAGGATGCTGTGAAAAAAGAAAACGTTGATGGGTTGATAGGTGGATTAAAAGAGATACTTGGTAAGATGAGCTATCGGTTGAGTGAGAAGATAAAACAAGTAACGAAGAATGAAGAACAAGAAGACAAATTAAGGACGATAGAATCGCACTATGAGATGGTGATAAGCGGGATATTATTTGGAAGTGGAGTGTACCATGAGATAGAAAAAGAAGTATCCGGAGGGATAATAGACATTCTGATAGAAAACAACGGGGTTGCGTATATAATTGAGCTGAAGGTTGACAAAAGTGCAAAAGAAGCGCTTGAACAGATAAAGGAAAGAAGATATTATGAAGGATTCACAAGCAAGAAATGTTATCTTATAGGTGTGAGTATAGATAGTCGGTTAAAAAACATAAAGGAATGGACCTACGAAGTTATCGAGGCAAAGTAA